Below is a genomic region from Parageobacillus toebii NBRC 107807.
TCGACCGTGAAATCGCCATGGAGATTAGAGAAGGAAGAGTGGCGACAGAGCTTATTCGTCCTTACAGTTATCTTGGAATGAAAACGATGCAAGGATTAGGGGAAGGAATCTTTCGTTTGTTGTTTCTTTCGCTTCCGGGAATTTTTTTTGTCGCTTTATTTTTGCCTCTCCGTTTTCCAACCGATGTTCATACATGGATGTTTTACGCATTGTCGATTATGTTTAGTTTTATTATTAATTCGGAGTTGAATTTGCTTGCAGGCATTGTCACATTTTTTACCCTTAACAATGAAGGGTTATTGCGTGCAAAGCGGTTTGTGGTCGACTTGTTTTCCGGACTTATTTTGCCAATCAGCTTTTATCCGGATTGGGCGCAAGCGGCAATGAAATACTTTCCATTTCAAGGAATTAGCTATATTCCAAGCATGATTGTGACAGAAAGCTTTCAAGGGCAAGAAATCATCAGCGGCCTTTTGTTTCAGTTTGCATGGTGCGTGCTGTTGCTCATCCCGATTCAGCTATTGTGGCGAGCGGCGAAAAAACAGCTTGTCATTCAAGGAGGGTGAGTCGTGTTTTACGTATCGATCTTTTTTCAGTATATGGCGCAATACATGAAAACAAAGTTGCAATATCGCGCTGATTTGCTTGTCGAGTTCATTTCTGATTTGATGTCGCAGGCGGTCAATCTTGTTTTTCTTCTTGTTGTGTTTGGACATACGACGTTATTGCACGGCTGGACGCGCGAGGAAATTTTGTTTATTTACGGCTTTTTCTTAGTGCCATATGCGGTGTTCGGAGCGTTTTTTTAACATTTGGGATTTTAACGAGCGCTATATTGTGCGTGGAGAAATGGACCGTGTGTTGACGCGCCCGGTTCACAGCTTATTTCAAATTATTCTCGAACGCATGGAGTTAGAGTCGCTTCTTGGCGGAGTGACAGGCATGATCATTATGGTGTATGCAGGTGCGCGCTTGCATCTTTCGTTGCATTGGTATGATATTTTTATGTTTATTTTGCTTGTACTAGGTGGAGCGCTTATTTACGCGGGAGTATTTGTGTCATTGGCGACCATTAGTTTTTGGGCCGATGCTCGTACATCGATTATTCCGATGATGTACAACATCAGCAACTATGGGCGCTATCCGATTGATATTTACCACCGCATCATCCGCTATATTTTAACGTGGATTTTGCCGTTTGCGTTCGTTGGCGTGTATCCGGCGTCTTATTTTCTCGGCAAAAAAGAGTGGTACGGATATGCGTTTTTTACTCCAGTCATGGGCATCATCTTTTTTGCGATTTCCGTGTTTTTGTGGAACGCAGGGGTAAAACGATATCGAGGTGCAGGGAATTAAAAAGAGGGAGAATCCGAAAGGAAGTAAAAATTCCTTAAAGGGATT
It encodes:
- a CDS encoding ABC transporter permease; translated protein: MDKYIEMIRIRFLMMLAYRTNYYTGILIYAINIAAYYFLWSAIYGGKSAMQGMSMEQMTTYVAISWMARAFYFNNIDREIAMEIREGRVATELIRPYSYLGMKTMQGLGEGIFRLLFLSLPGIFFVALFLPLRFPTDVHTWMFYALSIMFSFIINSELNLLAGIVTFFTLNNEGLLRAKRFVVDLFSGLILPISFYPDWAQAAMKYFPFQGISYIPSMIVTESFQGQEIISGLLFQFAWCVLLLIPIQLLWRAAKKQLVIQGG